In Deinococcus maricopensis DSM 21211, one genomic interval encodes:
- the thrB gene encoding homoserine kinase, with protein sequence MSTITVRAPASSANLGPGFDSLGLSLPLYTTLRVTPQATTEIIPLGEALAGTPADERNYLYRAMQRLARAAGRDLPPARVEIETDVPLARGLGSSASALVAGLVAANELLGRPLDDPAVLELAAREEGHPDNVAPALLGGIVVATLDKAGTHHVRLDPPAHLGVTVLIPDFELSTEKARAVLPREYSRADAVHALSHAALLTAALATGRLDLLRHAMQDYLHQTWRAPLVPGLSDILEEATRFGALGAALSGAGPTVLCFHDARHATAPLHAYLHGVMRRNGLTGRTLDLPIDPHGVQVRRA encoded by the coding sequence ATGAGCACCATCACCGTGCGCGCGCCCGCTTCGAGCGCGAACCTCGGGCCGGGCTTCGACAGCCTCGGCCTGAGCCTCCCGCTGTACACGACGCTGCGCGTCACGCCACAGGCCACCACCGAGATCATTCCACTCGGCGAAGCCCTCGCCGGCACGCCCGCCGACGAACGCAATTACCTGTACCGCGCCATGCAGCGCCTCGCGCGCGCCGCCGGACGGGACCTCCCCCCCGCGCGGGTGGAGATCGAAACGGATGTGCCACTCGCACGCGGGCTGGGCAGCAGCGCCAGCGCCCTCGTGGCCGGGCTGGTCGCCGCGAACGAACTGCTGGGCCGACCGCTGGACGACCCCGCCGTCCTGGAACTGGCCGCGCGCGAGGAAGGCCACCCGGACAACGTGGCGCCCGCTCTGCTCGGCGGCATCGTGGTCGCCACGCTCGACAAGGCCGGCACGCACCACGTCCGCCTTGACCCGCCCGCCCACCTGGGCGTGACCGTCCTGATTCCGGACTTCGAGCTGTCCACCGAAAAGGCCCGCGCGGTCCTGCCGCGCGAGTACTCCCGCGCGGACGCCGTGCACGCCCTGTCGCACGCGGCGCTGCTGACTGCCGCGCTCGCCACCGGCCGCTTGGACCTCCTGCGGCACGCCATGCAGGACTACCTGCACCAAACGTGGCGCGCCCCGCTCGTGCCGGGCCTCAGCGACATCCTCGAGGAGGCCACGCGCTTCGGGGCGCTCGGCGCGGCCCTGAGCGGCGCTGGCCCCACCGTGCTGTGCTTCCACGACGCCCGGCACGCCACGGCGCCGCTGCACGCGTACCTGCACGGCGTCATGCGCCGCAACGGCCTGACGGGCCGCACCCTGGACCTGCCCATCGACCCGCACGGCGTGCAGGTGCGCCGCGCCTGA
- a CDS encoding HPr family phosphocarrier protein, whose product MEHTFTVTADHGLHARPAAALVQIATPYASDVQLIADGRAVNLKSIMAVMGLGLAHGATFTVRADGPDADAVLGALSTHLQQQGLAQRA is encoded by the coding sequence ATGGAACACACCTTCACCGTCACCGCCGACCACGGCCTGCACGCCCGCCCCGCCGCCGCCCTCGTCCAGATCGCCACGCCGTACGCCAGCGACGTGCAGCTCATCGCCGACGGGCGCGCCGTGAACCTCAAAAGCATCATGGCCGTCATGGGCCTCGGCCTCGCGCACGGCGCAACCTTCACGGTCCGCGCCGACGGCCCCGACGCGGACGCCGTCCTGGGCGCGCTCAGCACCCACCTGCAGCAACAGGGGCTCGCACAGCGTGCCTGA
- a CDS encoding GlsB/YeaQ/YmgE family stress response membrane protein, with translation MSWIIIILVGALCGWLASLIMKTDAQQGAVANILIGIVGSLLAKWVFSDLLRIGGTSAGNSFNPIDILWGVLGSIILIAILKALRVLR, from the coding sequence ATGTCCTGGATCATCATTATTCTCGTTGGTGCCCTGTGCGGCTGGCTCGCCAGCCTGATCATGAAAACCGACGCTCAGCAAGGCGCCGTCGCGAACATCCTGATTGGTATCGTCGGCTCCCTGCTGGCCAAGTGGGTCTTCAGCGACCTCCTGCGCATCGGTGGCACGTCGGCGGGTAATAGCTTCAACCCGATTGACATTCTGTGGGGCGTGCTCGGTTCGATCATCCTGATCGCGATCCTCAAGGCCCTGCGCGTTCTGCGCTAA
- the tgt gene encoding tRNA guanosine(34) transglycosylase Tgt has protein sequence MFDFEIQARSGRARTATFSTPHGTVQTPMFMPVGTQGTVKGITPAELLDVGSQMILGNTYHLMLRPGPDMVAAHGGLPGFTAYPGPFLTDSGGFQVMSLGHMRKITEQGVTFKSHVDGSAVQLTPERSIAVQEALGADIIMAFDECPPFPATREYVKASQERTIRWLERCLNAKTRDDQALFAIVQGSVYEDLREQSVQETLPFNTPGFAIGGLAVGESKEEMYPMVAFTAARLPEGKPRYLMGVGHPEDLVAAIALGVDMFDCVYPTRTGRFGYALTDDGRLNLNSSGPRQQLIPIDPECDCYACRNYTRAYLAHLTRAEEMLSPRMLSLHNIRYLHRLVERARAAIASDTYQSWATTWAERYFKGRIPTWFQQAIAG, from the coding sequence ATGTTCGACTTCGAGATTCAGGCGCGCAGCGGTCGCGCGCGCACGGCCACCTTCAGCACGCCACACGGCACCGTGCAGACGCCCATGTTCATGCCGGTCGGCACGCAAGGCACCGTCAAAGGCATCACGCCCGCGGAGCTGCTGGACGTCGGGTCGCAGATGATTCTGGGAAATACCTACCACCTGATGCTCCGTCCTGGCCCGGACATGGTCGCAGCGCATGGCGGCCTGCCGGGCTTCACGGCGTACCCCGGACCATTCCTGACCGACTCCGGTGGCTTCCAGGTGATGAGCCTGGGACACATGCGCAAGATCACCGAGCAGGGCGTGACGTTCAAGAGCCACGTGGACGGCAGCGCCGTGCAGCTCACGCCGGAGCGGTCAATTGCCGTGCAGGAAGCGCTCGGCGCCGACATCATCATGGCGTTTGACGAGTGCCCGCCCTTCCCTGCCACGCGCGAATACGTGAAAGCCAGTCAAGAGCGCACCATCCGCTGGCTGGAGCGTTGCCTGAACGCCAAGACCCGTGATGACCAGGCGCTGTTCGCCATCGTGCAGGGGAGCGTGTACGAGGACCTGCGCGAGCAGAGCGTTCAAGAAACCCTGCCGTTCAACACCCCTGGGTTTGCCATTGGTGGGCTCGCGGTCGGGGAGTCCAAAGAGGAGATGTACCCGATGGTCGCCTTCACGGCTGCGCGTCTGCCCGAAGGAAAACCCCGTTACCTGATGGGGGTGGGACACCCAGAGGACCTCGTAGCTGCCATTGCGTTGGGTGTGGACATGTTCGACTGTGTCTACCCGACGCGCACGGGCCGTTTCGGGTACGCGCTCACGGACGATGGGCGTCTGAACCTCAACTCCAGCGGTCCCCGTCAGCAGCTGATCCCGATTGATCCAGAGTGCGACTGCTACGCCTGCCGGAACTACACCCGGGCGTACCTGGCACACCTGACCCGCGCAGAGGAGATGCTCAGCCCACGGATGCTGTCACTGCACAACATTCGGTACCTGCACCGGCTCGTCGAGCGTGCACGCGCGGCGATTGCGTCTGACACGTATCAGAGCTGGGCAACGACCTGGGCAGAGCGTTACTTCAAAGGGCGTATCCCTACCTGGTTCCAGCAGGCCATCGCAGGATAA
- a CDS encoding molybdopterin-dependent oxidoreductase: MPTPRWPRLALLLPVLLSACGRDPTPATFPYTHGARPAPAARPGDPVALTVYSARGPRTYTLAQLRALPAVRYRATQPQLRRTATYEGVALRDLVRAAGLPERDVRVEASNLFSARIPASEYLHYPIMIAYAADGHAVSTLDKGPLQVILPNLHTGNRYAKRGNWWVWFAVGVRSAS; encoded by the coding sequence GTGCCGACCCCCCGCTGGCCGCGCCTCGCCCTGCTGCTGCCCGTTCTGCTGAGCGCCTGCGGACGCGACCCCACCCCCGCCACGTTCCCCTACACCCACGGCGCCCGCCCCGCCCCGGCGGCGCGCCCCGGCGACCCCGTCGCCCTCACCGTGTACAGCGCGCGCGGCCCACGCACCTACACCCTGGCGCAACTCCGCGCCCTGCCCGCAGTCCGCTACCGCGCCACGCAACCCCAACTGCGCCGCACCGCCACCTACGAAGGCGTCGCGCTGCGCGACCTCGTGCGCGCCGCCGGCCTGCCCGAACGAGACGTGCGCGTCGAAGCCTCGAACCTGTTCAGCGCCCGCATTCCCGCCAGCGAGTACCTGCACTACCCCATCATGATCGCCTACGCCGCCGACGGCCACGCCGTCAGCACGCTCGACAAGGGCCCCCTGCAGGTCATCCTCCCCAATCTCCACACCGGCAACCGCTACGCCAAACGCGGCAACTGGTGGGTGTGGTTCGCCGTCGGCGTCCGCAGCGCCTCATGA
- a CDS encoding sensor histidine kinase → MTRPPRAVPTMPWFPVRELLLTILPSLLTVIILLVGYLPVRADLERTGNLWTSYPYESIVNSLFLYHLDREDPRTPTARLDSARQQIESSLRNPAEFQFPPIQAVEAHGPARLQRVRALFATGRERDLHEAIQEAIRLNVQAHEYIIQLREVYVGQLRRVQWYMLGAALASGLMGVLLTGRLLQRWQRERRARDAEARDTQHMLAMASHELRRPLQKLLLVSDLLRDSHTRERQQELLELLEDAAVQVASRSDLARLEDLFSDTTLDLKPTDLRTLISPFVGPRVYLTLPPLPVVRAVDTRRIRQAIENLVENALKHTRTLVQVELHAHRDVTEIHVVDDGAGLSEEVRARAFEAFYRAPGQSNPGRGLGLTIARQFARAHGGDVDLIAEPGGGTRAILRLGSMTRVP, encoded by the coding sequence ATGACGCGCCCACCGCGCGCCGTGCCCACCATGCCGTGGTTCCCCGTGCGGGAACTGCTGCTCACCATCCTGCCGTCCCTGCTGACCGTCATCATCCTGCTCGTCGGGTACCTCCCGGTCCGCGCGGACCTGGAACGCACCGGCAACCTATGGACCAGCTACCCGTACGAGAGCATCGTCAACTCGCTGTTCCTGTACCACCTCGACCGCGAGGACCCGCGCACACCCACCGCCCGCCTGGACAGCGCGCGTCAGCAGATCGAGTCGAGCCTGCGCAACCCCGCCGAGTTCCAGTTCCCACCCATCCAGGCGGTCGAGGCGCACGGACCGGCGCGGCTGCAGCGCGTACGCGCCCTGTTCGCCACGGGCCGCGAGCGCGACCTGCACGAGGCCATTCAGGAAGCAATCCGCCTGAACGTGCAGGCGCACGAGTACATCATTCAGCTGCGCGAGGTGTACGTCGGGCAGCTGCGGCGCGTGCAGTGGTACATGCTCGGCGCGGCCCTCGCCAGCGGCCTGATGGGCGTGCTGCTCACCGGGCGGCTGCTGCAACGCTGGCAGCGTGAACGGCGCGCCCGCGACGCCGAGGCGCGCGACACGCAGCACATGCTCGCCATGGCCTCGCACGAACTGCGCCGCCCCCTGCAGAAACTCCTGCTGGTCAGCGACCTGCTGCGCGACAGCCACACCCGCGAGCGTCAGCAGGAACTGCTCGAGCTGCTCGAAGACGCCGCCGTGCAGGTCGCGTCGCGTTCGGACCTCGCGCGGCTGGAGGACCTGTTCAGCGACACCACCCTGGACCTCAAGCCCACGGACCTGCGCACGCTGATCTCGCCGTTCGTAGGGCCGCGCGTGTACCTGACGCTGCCGCCCCTGCCGGTCGTGCGGGCCGTGGACACGCGCCGCATCCGCCAGGCCATCGAGAACCTTGTCGAGAACGCCCTGAAGCACACGCGCACGCTGGTGCAGGTGGAACTGCACGCGCACCGCGACGTCACCGAAATTCACGTGGTGGACGACGGGGCGGGCCTGAGCGAGGAGGTGCGCGCGCGGGCGTTCGAGGCGTTCTACCGCGCGCCCGGGCAGAGCAACCCGGGGCGGGGGCTGGGCCTTACCATCGCGCGGCAGTTCGCGCGCGCGCACGGCGGCGACGTGGACCTGATCGCCGAACCGGGCGGCGGCACGCGCGCCATCCTGCGCCTGGGCAGCATGACGCGCGTGCCCTGA
- the lspA gene encoding signal peptidase II, whose amino-acid sequence MQPTLTTAPARAFPRWVPLLIAALLILADQALKAWANAHLTEHAPLVPFIPGVLSWFLTYNTGAAWSLFSGGATILAIGRLLVGLGILVYVLRRPQGRFMDVVLAMIAAGAIGNTIDGLRFGRVTDMLYSPALSAVTRAVRAGEFPVFNIADCCIVVGVLLLIVSSLLPKRAAPGA is encoded by the coding sequence GTGCAACCCACCCTGACCACCGCGCCCGCGCGAGCGTTCCCACGCTGGGTGCCGCTGCTGATCGCGGCCCTCCTGATCCTCGCCGATCAGGCCCTGAAAGCGTGGGCGAACGCCCACCTGACCGAACATGCCCCCCTCGTCCCTTTTATTCCCGGCGTGCTCAGCTGGTTCCTGACGTATAACACCGGCGCCGCGTGGAGTCTGTTCAGCGGCGGCGCGACCATCCTGGCGATCGGTCGCCTGCTGGTGGGTCTGGGCATCCTCGTATACGTGCTGCGCCGCCCTCAGGGCCGCTTCATGGACGTTGTGCTCGCGATGATTGCCGCAGGCGCCATCGGCAACACCATCGACGGCCTGCGGTTCGGGCGCGTGACGGACATGCTCTACTCTCCGGCGCTGTCGGCCGTGACGCGTGCCGTGCGTGCCGGGGAGTTCCCGGTGTTCAACATCGCGGACTGCTGCATTGTCGTGGGGGTGCTGCTGCTGATCGTCTCCAGCCTGCTGCCGAAACGCGCGGCGCCCGGCGCCTGA
- the thrC gene encoding threonine synthase yields the protein MPGIIDAYRPYLPVTERTPALTLHEGGTPLIHAPRLSAHLGVELYLKYEGLNPTGSFKDRGMVMAVAKALEDGADTIICASTGNTSAAAAAYAARAGLRCVVLIPDGNIALGKLAQAIAYGAHVVAINGNFDAALNLVRDISAQHPIALVNSVNPHRLQGQKTAAFEIVDELGGAPDILAIPVGNAGNISAYWMGFQEYAAAGRSSTTPKMWGFQAEGAAPFIRGAIVDEPETIATAIRIGNPASAHLARAAVQESAGRFDMASDDEIMHAYNLIAREGVFCEPASATPVAGLLKLHAQGELPPGQTVVAVLTGNGLKDPNAALRSVEAPKGVEANMDRVLEAIL from the coding sequence ATGCCCGGCATCATCGACGCGTACCGCCCCTACCTGCCCGTTACCGAGCGCACTCCCGCGCTCACCCTGCACGAGGGCGGCACCCCGCTGATTCACGCGCCCCGACTGAGCGCGCACCTCGGCGTTGAGCTGTACCTGAAATACGAAGGCCTCAACCCCACCGGCAGCTTCAAGGACCGCGGCATGGTCATGGCCGTCGCCAAAGCCCTCGAAGACGGCGCGGACACCATCATCTGCGCCAGCACCGGCAACACCAGCGCCGCCGCCGCCGCGTACGCCGCCCGCGCCGGTCTCCGCTGCGTCGTGCTGATCCCGGACGGCAACATCGCCCTCGGGAAGCTCGCGCAGGCCATCGCGTACGGCGCGCACGTCGTCGCCATCAACGGCAACTTCGACGCCGCCCTGAACCTCGTGCGTGACATCAGCGCGCAGCACCCCATTGCCCTCGTGAACAGCGTCAACCCGCACCGCCTGCAGGGCCAGAAGACCGCCGCGTTCGAAATTGTCGACGAACTCGGGGGCGCGCCGGACATCCTCGCCATCCCTGTCGGGAACGCCGGGAACATCAGCGCCTACTGGATGGGTTTCCAGGAATACGCGGCCGCAGGTCGGAGCAGCACCACGCCGAAAATGTGGGGCTTCCAGGCGGAAGGCGCCGCGCCGTTCATTCGCGGCGCCATCGTGGACGAACCGGAAACCATCGCCACGGCCATCCGCATCGGCAACCCCGCCAGCGCGCACCTCGCCCGCGCCGCCGTGCAAGAAAGCGCCGGGCGCTTCGACATGGCGAGCGACGACGAGATCATGCACGCCTACAACCTAATTGCGCGCGAGGGCGTGTTCTGCGAACCGGCCAGCGCGACGCCCGTCGCGGGCCTCCTGAAGCTCCACGCGCAGGGCGAGCTGCCCCCCGGGCAGACGGTCGTGGCCGTGCTCACCGGGAACGGCCTGAAAGACCCGAACGCCGCGCTGCGCTCCGTGGAAGCGCCCAAAGGCGTCGAAGCGAACATGGACCGCGTGCTGGAAGCCATCCTGTGA
- the rpmB gene encoding 50S ribosomal protein L28: MAKVCELCGKGPIVVNSVIRRGKARAAGGVGRKTTGISKTRQLPNLQPVRIRKEGAVLRLRVCTKCLKSAHTL; the protein is encoded by the coding sequence ATGGCGAAAGTGTGCGAACTGTGCGGTAAGGGACCGATCGTGGTTAACTCGGTCATCCGCCGCGGTAAGGCCCGAGCCGCTGGCGGCGTGGGTCGCAAGACCACCGGCATCAGCAAAACCCGTCAGCTGCCCAACCTGCAGCCCGTCCGCATCCGCAAAGAGGGCGCCGTGCTGCGCCTGCGCGTGTGCACCAAGTGCCTCAAGAGCGCCCACACGCTCTAA
- a CDS encoding MurR/RpiR family transcriptional regulator, whose amino-acid sequence MPTTHPATPASAVANIRAQQDFLPATLQRVAAHILEKPERVIYQTITELAQDAGVGESTITRLCRRLGYPGFHAFKIALTTDLAQIDTPTPPSADADVVTRAAHQAVSALEETRRVIDLSTLERVARAIVNAPRIDVVGQGNSGLAAQFFATKLMRLGITTVAYTDPHLATVAAATQTPQGVVLGLTRSGSTIDTVQTLTVAYERGAHTVAVTNRASSPITRVARDVLFTAAPESPLAGGAISSFTSQVLLLEALYLAVYALIPDADDAMRRTAQSVVEKKY is encoded by the coding sequence ATGCCCACCACGCACCCCGCTACGCCCGCCAGCGCCGTCGCCAACATCCGCGCGCAGCAGGACTTCCTGCCCGCCACCCTGCAACGCGTCGCCGCACACATCCTGGAGAAACCCGAACGCGTGATCTACCAGACCATCACCGAACTCGCCCAGGACGCCGGCGTCGGCGAAAGCACCATCACGCGACTGTGCCGACGCCTCGGCTACCCCGGGTTCCACGCGTTCAAGATTGCCCTCACCACCGACCTCGCCCAGATCGACACCCCCACCCCCCCCAGCGCCGACGCCGACGTCGTCACCCGCGCTGCCCACCAGGCCGTCAGCGCCCTCGAGGAAACCCGCCGCGTCATCGACCTGTCCACCCTGGAGCGCGTCGCGCGCGCCATCGTGAACGCCCCCCGCATCGACGTGGTCGGCCAGGGCAACAGCGGCCTCGCCGCGCAATTCTTCGCCACCAAACTCATGCGCCTCGGCATCACCACCGTCGCGTACACCGACCCGCACCTCGCCACTGTCGCCGCCGCCACCCAGACGCCGCAGGGCGTCGTCCTCGGTCTTACCCGCAGCGGCAGCACCATCGACACCGTCCAGACCCTCACCGTCGCCTACGAGCGCGGCGCGCACACCGTCGCCGTCACCAACCGCGCCTCCTCCCCCATCACCCGCGTCGCCCGGGACGTCCTGTTCACCGCCGCGCCCGAATCCCCGCTCGCGGGCGGCGCCATCAGCAGCTTCACCAGTCAGGTCCTGCTGCTCGAAGCGCTGTACCTCGCCGTGTACGCCCTCATCCCCGACGCGGACGACGCCATGCGCCGCACCGCCCAGTCCGTCGTCGAAAAGAAGTACTGA
- the ptsG gene encoding glucose-specific PTS transporter subunit IIBC encodes MTQTVASPATPPRRGAFAALQEVGKALMLPVAVLPAAGLLLGIGAAFNDASYSWHASIPAWLQFIGKMMVGASDVIFGNLPVIFALGVAIGLAEGAGVAALAALVGFLVMNATMSSYLGLGDAAKFAQLSGATKGAYATVLGVPTLQTGVFGGILMGLLAAFLYRRYKDIRLPAFLGFFAGRRFVPIVTAASAIVVGILLTYLWPPVQHALNAFSTVATQGAPVASSGIFGVINRLLIPFGLHHIWYQPFWFIAGDYTTPAGTVVHGDLTRYIAGDKSAGVFMTGFFPIMMFALPAAALAMVQEARPDRRKLIAGIMGSAALTSFLTGITEPIEFAFMFVAPLLYVFHAVMTGLSFIVMNLLGSHNGFTFSGGAIDYFLLMPKSTKAWAVPLVGLIFAALYYVVFRAAIRRFNLMTPGREAVTDEHSETAVVLPNGAAGDRPLAVNILRALGGPDNIQVLDACITRLRVTVNDKSRVNKTQLQRLGAAGVMEVGNSVQAVFGTRSDQLKEDIRRVLQDGAYTPEAAPTPTMPTPSATATAQVTLPSDFTLPLAGRVVPLADVPDPVFSGKMMGDGFAIDPSSGEVVAPVSGEVVTLFPTGHAVGLRADNGLEVLVHVGIDTVRLGGEGFTALVRQGDRVHAGQPLLRADLNVLRGRVPSLITPVIFTNLPEGTHVHVDGARVTLH; translated from the coding sequence ATGACCCAGACTGTCGCCTCACCCGCCACCCCACCCCGCAGAGGGGCCTTCGCCGCGCTGCAGGAAGTCGGCAAAGCCCTGATGCTGCCCGTGGCCGTGCTGCCCGCCGCCGGCCTGCTGCTCGGCATCGGCGCCGCCTTCAACGACGCCAGCTACTCCTGGCACGCCAGCATCCCCGCCTGGCTGCAGTTCATCGGCAAGATGATGGTCGGCGCGTCCGACGTGATCTTCGGGAACCTCCCCGTCATCTTCGCGCTCGGCGTCGCCATCGGCCTCGCCGAGGGCGCCGGCGTGGCCGCGCTCGCCGCGCTCGTCGGCTTCCTGGTCATGAACGCCACCATGAGCAGCTACCTCGGCCTCGGCGACGCCGCGAAGTTCGCGCAGCTCAGCGGCGCCACCAAAGGCGCCTACGCCACCGTCCTCGGCGTGCCCACCCTGCAGACCGGCGTGTTCGGCGGTATCCTGATGGGCCTGCTCGCCGCGTTCCTGTACCGCCGCTACAAGGACATCCGCCTGCCCGCCTTCCTCGGGTTCTTCGCCGGGCGCCGCTTCGTGCCCATCGTGACCGCCGCGAGCGCCATCGTGGTCGGCATCCTGCTCACGTACCTGTGGCCGCCCGTGCAGCACGCCCTGAACGCCTTCTCCACGGTCGCCACGCAGGGCGCGCCCGTCGCGTCCAGCGGCATCTTCGGCGTCATCAACCGCCTGCTCATCCCGTTCGGGCTGCACCACATCTGGTACCAGCCGTTCTGGTTCATCGCCGGGGACTACACCACGCCTGCCGGCACCGTCGTGCACGGCGACCTCACGCGCTACATCGCCGGGGACAAGAGCGCCGGCGTCTTCATGACCGGCTTCTTCCCGATCATGATGTTCGCGCTGCCCGCCGCCGCGCTCGCCATGGTGCAGGAAGCCCGCCCGGACCGCCGCAAGCTCATCGCGGGCATCATGGGCTCCGCCGCGCTCACCAGCTTCCTGACCGGCATCACCGAACCCATCGAGTTCGCGTTCATGTTCGTCGCGCCCCTGCTGTATGTCTTCCACGCGGTCATGACCGGCCTGAGCTTCATCGTCATGAACCTGCTCGGCTCGCACAACGGCTTCACGTTCAGCGGCGGCGCCATCGACTACTTCCTGCTGATGCCGAAAAGCACCAAGGCGTGGGCGGTGCCGCTCGTCGGCCTGATCTTCGCGGCGCTGTACTACGTCGTGTTCCGCGCCGCCATCCGCCGCTTCAACCTGATGACGCCCGGCCGTGAAGCCGTCACGGACGAGCACAGCGAAACCGCCGTCGTCCTGCCCAACGGCGCCGCCGGGGACCGCCCGCTCGCCGTGAACATCCTGCGCGCCCTCGGCGGCCCGGACAACATCCAGGTGCTCGACGCGTGCATCACCCGCCTGCGCGTCACCGTGAACGACAAGAGCCGCGTGAACAAAACCCAGTTGCAGCGCCTCGGCGCAGCGGGCGTCATGGAAGTCGGCAACAGCGTTCAGGCGGTGTTCGGCACGCGCAGCGACCAGCTCAAGGAAGACATCCGCCGCGTCCTGCAGGACGGCGCGTACACGCCCGAAGCCGCGCCCACCCCCACCATGCCCACTCCTTCCGCGACCGCGACCGCCCAGGTGACCCTGCCCAGCGACTTCACGCTGCCGCTCGCCGGCCGCGTCGTGCCGCTCGCCGACGTCCCCGACCCGGTGTTCAGCGGCAAGATGATGGGCGACGGGTTCGCCATCGACCCCAGCAGCGGCGAGGTCGTCGCGCCCGTCAGCGGCGAGGTCGTCACGCTCTTCCCCACCGGCCACGCCGTCGGCCTGCGCGCCGACAACGGCCTGGAAGTGCTCGTGCACGTCGGCATCGACACCGTCCGCCTCGGCGGGGAGGGCTTCACCGCCCTCGTCCGGCAGGGCGACCGCGTGCACGCCGGCCAGCCGCTCCTGCGCGCCGACCTGAACGTCCTGCGCGGCCGCGTCCCCAGCCTGATCACCCCCGTGATCTTCACGAACCTGCCCGAAGGCACGCACGTCCACGTGGACGGCGCGCGCGTCACGCTCCACTGA
- a CDS encoding S-ribosylhomocysteine lyase — MANVESFDLDHTKVSAPYVRLAGVKRTPRGDAISKYDLRLLQPNAGAIDPAAIHTLEHLLAGYLRDHLTDVVDVSPMGCRTGMYMAVIGEPNEEGVLTAFEAALRDVEAHERPIPGVSELECGNYRDHDLDQARTHARDALAQGLKVQPTILIER; from the coding sequence ATGGCAAACGTGGAATCCTTCGATCTCGACCACACCAAAGTCAGCGCTCCGTACGTGCGTCTTGCTGGCGTGAAGCGCACGCCGCGCGGGGACGCCATCAGCAAGTACGACCTGCGGTTGCTTCAACCGAATGCGGGCGCCATTGACCCGGCGGCGATTCATACGCTGGAGCACCTGCTGGCCGGGTATCTGCGTGACCACCTGACGGACGTGGTGGACGTTTCGCCGATGGGCTGCCGCACAGGCATGTATATGGCCGTGATCGGTGAGCCGAACGAGGAGGGCGTACTGACGGCCTTTGAGGCGGCGCTGCGGGACGTGGAGGCGCATGAGCGTCCGATTCCCGGGGTCAGCGAACTGGAGTGCGGGAACTACCGTGACCACGATCTGGATCAGGCGCGCACGCATGCCCGTGACGCGCTCGCGCAGGGACTGAAGGTGCAGCCCACCATCCTGATCGAGCGTTGA